Sequence from the Paenibacillus riograndensis SBR5 genome:
CAAAACGGGCTAAAGGATAAAATTGCCGGCCTGGGCAAAGAGATCAGTTCGCTCCGCAATGCATACATCACAGAGAGCGAGCAAACCAGCAAACGGCAGAAGCTGCTGGAGGAGACACAGAGCGGACTCCGCAAATGGGAGCAGAAGCGTGAAGCCCAGGTTTCCCGGCATGAGACGATGAAGGAAATGCAGGATGATTTTGACGGATTTATGCTCGGCGTCAAAGAGGTGCTGAAGGGTGCGCGCAAAGGTCAGCTAAGTGGCGTACACGGTGCTGTCGCTGAGCTGATCTCCGTTCCGGAGAAGCTGGAAATGGCTGTCGAGACTGCGCTGGGCGCTTCGCTCCAGCATGTGGTAATGGATAACGAGGCGGTGTCCCGGCAAGCGATTAGCTTTCTGAAACAGCGTCAGCTGGGACGTGCAACCTTTCTGCCGCTCGATGTCATCCGTGCCCGGCAGATCGGCGGAAGCGACCGCAGCATGGTGGAAGGTGCGGACGGTTTTGTTGGAATTGGTTCTGAGCTGGTGGGTTTCGAAGACAGATATGCAAGTATAGTCGGCAGTCTCCTGGGAAATGTGGTTATCGCCGAGAGCCTGGAACAGGCGAACCGCATTGCTGCCAAGTGCCAGTACCGGTATAGAGTGGTGACACTAGAGGGTGACGTTGTCAATGCGGGCGGTTCCATGACTGGGGGAAGCCAGCACAAGAAGAATAACAGCCTGTTAAGCCGTAAGCGTCAGCTGGACCAGTTGTTCAGCGAGATTGAGGAGAGCGAGCGGCAGATCGCGAAGCTGAAGCAGGGCATCAGCCGGCTGCGGGAGGAGCAGGAGAATGCTTCACGGAAGCTGGAGGAGCTGCGCCATAACGGTGATGAGAAGCGTCTGGAGGAGCAGCGCGTCTCTGGTGATCTGAAGCAGCTGGAGCAAGAGCTTCGCCATGTGCAGGAGCAGGTCGACGGAGCCGGTGCCGAGCGCAGCGGGTTCGAGAGCGAGGTACGGGCGCTGGAGGAGAGCCGCAAGCAGGCGGCTGCTGAGCTGGAACGGCTGGAGAAGGAAGAGAAAGAAGCCCATGAGGCGATCCGGAGTGCTGAATCTGCGCGCAAGGCGAATGAGTCGGCTAAGGAAGAGCTGCAGAGCAAGCTGACCGGGATGAAGGTCACAGAGGGCAAGCTGGACCAGGAGATTTTCTCTCTGGAAGAGCAGGTGCGGCGCATGAGACAGGATGCGGGTTCGCAGGATAAAGAGCTGCGCCAGAGCCGCAGTCTGCTGATCACGATAGAGAAGGATCTGGAAGAAAACACGAAGGAAGCTGTGAAGCAGAAAGAAGACCTGAACAGCTATCGGCTGAAAAAAGATGAGACAGCGGCCAAGCTGGATCTGGCGCGCGCCGACCGTGCGGCGTTGACACGCAAGCTGGAGCTGGCCGAAGGCGAAACCAAGGATCAGCGCCAGGCGCTCAAATCCGTTGACGACAAGCTGCGCTCCACAGAAGTAGCCGTAGGGCGGCTTGATGTGGAGCTGGACAACATTCTGCGCAAGCTGAGCGACGACTATGAGCTCAGCTATGAGCTGGCGAAGCAGCGTTATGCGGTGCCTGAGGATGTGCCTGCCGCCCAGATGGAGGTGCAGCGTCTCAAACGCAGCATTTCTTCACTGGGCGAGGTGAATCTGGGAGCGATTGAGGAGTATCAGCGCGTGCATGAGCGGTTTACTTTCCTGAGCGGCCAGAAGGATGACCTGGTAGAAGCTAAAACCACGCTGTACCACGTTATCCGTGAGATGGAAGAGGAAATGTCCAAACGGTTCAAGATGACCTTTGACGCCATCCGCCGTGAATTCGGCACCGTATTCACCAAGCTGTTCGGCGGCGGACGGGCCGATCTGATGCTGCTGGACCCTGAGCATATGCTGGACACAGGGATTGATATTGTCGCCCAGCCTCCCGGCAAAAAACTGCAAAATCTGCAGCTTCTATCCGGTGGAGAGCGGGCACTTACAGCCATGGCGCTGCTGTTCGCCATCCTGCAGGTCAAGCCGGTGCCGTTCTGCGTGCTGGATGAGGTCGAAGCTGCCCTCGATGAAGCCAATGTGGTGCGCTTTGCCCAGTATCTGCGCGAATTCTCGGAACAGACACAGTTTATTGTTGTCACTCACCGCAAGGGAACCATGGAAGAAGCGGATGTGCTCTATGGTGTTACGATGGAAGAAGGCGGCGTATCCAAGCTGGTGTCGGTTAAACTGGAGGATGAGGAAGCGGAGATTGCTTAGTCCAATGGCTTCGAAGCTGGTTATGCCCACAAAACTTTTAGGAGGAACACGATGAGCTTTTTCCGAAAATTAAAAGAAAGCATCTCCGGCAAAACGGAGAGCGTAACAAAACAATTCCGCGACGGTCTGGAAAAGACACGCAAGGGGTTCGTGGAGAAGGTATCCGACCTGATCTCCCGCCGCAAGAAGATAGATGAAGAGTTCTATGAGGAATTGGAAGAGATTCTGATCGGCGCGGATGTCGGTGTAAATACTGTGATGACTCTCGTTGAGGAACTGAGAGCAGAAGTGAGGCAGAAGCGTATCGAGGATGCATCCGAGCTGCAGCCCATTCTGTCCCGGAAGCTGATGGAGCTGCTGCGCGGTGACGATGACAACAGCCTGAGGGAGAACCCGGACGGCATTACTGTCATTCTGTTCGTCGGGGTAAACGGTGTCGGCAAGACGACTACCATCGGCAAGCTGGCGCACCGCTACAAACAAGAGGGCAAAAAGGTTCTGCTCGCCGCAGGCGATACCTTCCGGGCGGGGGCCATAGAGCAATTGGAAGTCTGGGGACAGCGTGCGGGTGTAGATGTCATCAAGCAGCAGGCTGGTTCTGACCCGGCTGCTGTGATGTTCGATGCTGTGCAGGCTGCCAAGCAGCGGAATGTGGATGTGCTCATCTGCGACACTGCAGGCAGACTGCAGAACAAAAGCAATCTCATGGAAGAGCTTAACAAAATCTTCCGTGTCATTCAGCGCGAGATTCCCAGTGCACCGCATGAGGTGCTGATGGTGCTGGATGCCACCACGGGTCAGAATGCATTGACCCAGGCCAAGCTTTTTGGTGAAAAAAGCGGTGTCACCGGCCTGGTGCTGACTAAGCTGGACGGCACGGCCAAAGGCGGGATTGTCGTTGCCATCCGTCAGGAAATGAATCTTCCGGTGAAGCTCGTCGGCTTAGGCGAGAAGATGGAGGATTTGCAGCCATTTGACTCTACCCAGTTCGTCCACGCTCTTTTCGCCGGTATGATTTCCGCGGAAGAGGATAACGAAAAACAGGAATAGAGCCAGGTCTTTTTAACCAAACCATAGGAATCTTGGACGCCAAGAGCGGACGTGCCTCTTTAATAGAAGCATCGGCCGCTCTTTTTCATGGAAAATACCATAAAAATTCAATATATGAAAAATTCATAATAGTACTGCTTGTCAACTCTCCCGCATACAATTCTATGTATTCCTCATATACATATCCTTGATCAACACTTTCTGAGAAAGGAAGCGATTTCAAGCCTGTAACATGGATAATAAACTCCACTCTCTTGTTATATATATTGACATTAGCGACATCGTTTACGTATTATGAATGTATATTTTAATATTTTTGTATGTTGATTTTTGAAATATGCAATACTTTGTCAATAAACATAACATACCATATTGATCCGAAAGGAGTCGGGCTCATGTCCAAACTTGATCCTCTGCCCGGACTGTCTCCGTATCCGCTGCAGCATTTTTACGATGAAATGTATGCTGATGAACGGAGTATCCGGCCGCATTACAAACATGTGAACCGCATGTTTTCCGGGATGAGCCCCGAAGAGCTGCAGCTCAAACAGAAAATGATGCAGCGTCGGATGATGGAAGAGGGAATTACCTTTACACTGTACAATCCTGCACAGGACCATCCTATGGAGCGTACGATTCCCTTTGATATGATTCCGCGGATTATCCCCAAAGGGGAATGGGAGCGGCTGGAAGCCGGGATTGTTCAGCGGATCACAGCCTTGAATCTGTTCATTCACGATATTTATCATGAGCAATTCATCGTCAAAGACGGCATTGTGCCGCGCCGCATGATCATCTCCAATTGCTATTTCCGTCCGGAGATGTCCGGCTTGCGGGTGCCCGGCGGCGCTTACGTCACGACCTCGGGGATTGACCTGATCCGTCATCACGACGGGGAATATTATGTGCTTGAGGACAATTTGCGGACTCCTTCAGGGTTTTCCTACCTATTTAAAGGCAGATCCCTGATGAACCAGTTGTTTCCTGAATTGTCTTTGGCCAGCTCCATCCGGGATGTGGATCACAGCTTGAACCGGTTCCTCTCTGTATTGCGCAGCCTTTCCCCGTCCCGGACGAAGGACCCGGTGATTGCCCTGCTGACTCCGGGTGAATATAACTCTGCTTACTATGAACATGCGTTTCTGGCCCAGCAAATGGGAATTCATCTGGTAGAAGGCCGGGATTTGGTTGCCCAGGACCACAAGGTGTATCTGAAGGAAATGAACGGGATGCGGCGCGTGGATGTATTGTACCGCAGATTGGATGATGATTTCTTAGATCCGCTGGCGTTTCAGCCGAATTCACTCCTGGGAGTGGCCGGGTTGATGAATGCCTACCGGGCAGGAAATATTGCCATAGCCAATGCACCGGGAACCGGTGTTGCCGATGATAAAGCGATGTACGTATACGTCCCGGATATGATCCGGTATTATCTGAACGAAGAACCTATTCTGGGCAATGTCCCTACCTATCTGTTGTCCAGGACGATGGAACGCCAGTATGTGCTGGATCATCTGAAAGAAATGGTAGTTAAAGAAACCTCGTTATCCGGCGGGTATGGCATGCTGATTGGCAGCGAGGCCTCCAAAGACGAGCTGGCGGATTTCCGGCTAAAAATTCTTGCCGATCCGGCCCGCTACATCGCCCAGCCCATAATGTCACTGTCGAGAGCACCGGTGCTTTCCGGAGGCCGCATGACTCCGCGCCATATTGACCTGCGGGCATTTGTGCTGATGGGTGCGGACCGCAAGCCGCATGTCATTCCAGGGGGGCTGACCCGTGTCGCCATGAAGGAAGGATCGCTGGTGGTCAACTCATCACAGGGGGGCGGTGTGAAGGATACTTGGGTAATGGCTTAAGGGCAGGAATTGGCAGGATAACGTCAGTATGGAACATTTACAATCATATATCTTAACAAAGTGCGGCATCTATACGTTAACGAGGGAGTGGTACGATGCTGAATCGCAACGCGGAGGCTTTGTTCTGGATTGGCCGATACATTGAGCGGGCGGAGAATCACGCACGGCTGATCGATGTTCATTATCATATTCAACAGGAAGAGGATTTCCGGGCGGAGGGGCACAAGTGGTCCAGACTGATTGATGCGCTGGGTGTCCGGAATGAATATCAACAGCAGTTTGACGGCTTCTCCGAGCAGGATGTTTTATCCTTCATTACACTTGATCTTGGCAATGCTAATTCTTTGTTTTCTTGTGTCCATCAGGCCAGAAATAATCTTCGCACTCTGAGGCAGCATCTCCCCAGCGAGCTGTGGGATATCATCAACAGCTTCAACCTGTGGCTTGGGGAGCAGTCGGTGGCGGATATTCTGAGCGGTCCCCATCAGTTCTACCAGCAGGTAAAAGAGCGTGCGGCCATGTTCCTCGGTGCAGAGCAGTCCGTGATGCTGCGGGGCAATGAATGGCGGTTCATCGGGAGCGGGCGGTTTCTGGAAAGGGCAGAGAATACGACCCGGATTCTGCAGGCGGTAACGGTATCCTGCAAGTCCAAGGATATTAACGCGATCTACACCCAGCTTCAGGCGGTGCTCAAATCAGTAAGCGGCTATCAGGCCTTCCGGCGGTATTATGCAGATGCGATGTCACCGGAGAGCATATTGGAGTTCCTGATCGTGAATGCCTATTTTCCCCGTTCGATCCGCTTCTCGTTCCACAAGCTGGAAGAGCATTTAGCGAAGCTAAGGCTGGATTCTTCCGAGAAAGGCTCCGGACATGAGCGGGTAATCCGCCAGGCCGGCAAGATTAAGGCTGAGCTTGATTATATGGAAAAGGAAGAGATGTCCGGCGATCTAGTGGAGGACGTGCTGCAGTCGTTGATGGGTTCCTGCCAGAAGCTGGGGAGAACGATGGAAGGCGCCTTTTTTCGCCGTGAAGGAGTGTCCGCATGAAAATTCAGATCGATCATACAACGACGTACAGCTACCCGGAGCCGGTTACGGACAGTGTCAATGAAATTCGTCTGACGCCGCGCACCAATTACCGGCAATCCTGCTACCATCATGAGGTAGAAGTATTTCCGCCGGCGAATCTGCTGACGTATGAGGATTTTTTTGGCAACCGGGTTCATGCTTATTCTGTAAATAAGCCGCATACCGAAATGGTGATCCGCACCAAAGCCACTGTGGTTACGCTGGATAAGGCGCAAGGCTCGGATTTGCCGCATATTCCGCTGGAGGAGCAAGTGAAGCTGCTGAATGATGAGAAGTTCCAGAACCGGTATGTGGAGTTCATATTGCCTACCCGTTACACGGAAGTGACACCTGAGCTGGTTGAATTTGCTTCACAGCATCCGTTTGATGCGGCAGAGGATATGTATAAATGGACCCAAAAGCTGTCTTCAACGATTTACGAGCAGTTTACGTATGACCCCGAAGCCACAAGTGTCAACACCACTGTTAAAAAAGCGCTGAAGCTCAAACGGGGGGTATGCCAGGATTACGCCCATCTGATGATTGCGGTCTGCCGCAGCGTCGGACTGCCTTCCCGGTATGTCAGCGGTTATCATTTTGTCGGAGATCTTCAGGGCGGCAATGCCGATTTCGAGCAGGCTTCGCATGCCTGGGTCGAGACGCATATTCCCGGCACCGGCTGGCTGGGCTTTGATCCTACGAATAACATGGAGGTGAACTGGCGGTACATTAAGCTGGGGCATGGCAGGGACTACAAGGATATCGTTCCGGTAAAAGGAGTGTACCGCGGGGTTGGGGGAACGCTGACGGTCAAGGTGGATGTGCGGCAGCTGGAGAAGTGAACGGGTGAATAAGTGAAGGAGTGGCCTCGCGGGAGCGGGGCTTTTTTGAAATATAAGAATTTCTATGCTTCACGCTATAAATTATCCTTCTATATCCCGCTGAAACGGGTACCTGAAAGCGATACTCTGTATCGCTGCTTCGGAAGCATAGACTCTTAAGAAGGACAGCGTAGCCGTTTCTACTTGGCGTTTAACAAACAATATTTGCATAAAATGATTATAATCAGGGCCTGTTTGGGTAATCTTGAAACAGAGCCACTATGGTGGACGACATGGAAAGGGAGTGTACATATGAGCCCAAATATAATGAAAAAGAAGCGTTTCCTCGGTAAAACAGCCATCATTACAGGAGCGGGCTCCGGAATCGGCAGAGCGACAGCGATTCAGATGGCCCGTGAAGGCGCAAATGTAGCATTATTTGATCTGGTTAATGAACGTACCTCCGTTCTGGAACAAAAGCTGAACAAGCTGCGCAAGGACTGTGCCCTGGCCATTGATGTGGACACTTCGGACGAGAAGCGTATGGAAGAGGCGGTGCGCAGGACCGTTGAGCATTTCGGCGGACTGGACATTGTTTTTGCCAATGCCGGCATCAATGGTGCGGTAGGTCCGATTGAGGAGCTGAGTCTGAGTGACTGGGAGCGTACAATGTCCGTGAATCTGACGGGGACTTTCCTGACACTGAAATACAGCATCCCGCATCTCAAGGAAAAGGGTAAAGGAAGCATCATCATCACCAGCTCTATCAACGGAAACAGCCGGTTTGCCAGCTTTGGCTGGTCACCGTACAGCACCACCAAAGCCGGACAGGTTGCTTTTGCCAAAATGGCGGCGCTGGAGCTGGCGAAGTTCAAAATCCGGGTTAACGTTATTTGTCCGGGAGCGATCTCCACTAACATCGATGAAAGTACAGAATTTAATGAGGAAGTGGAAACGATCGTCATCCCGATTGAGTTCCCGGAGGGAGCCCAGCCCCTTGCTGACGGTCCCGGCAAACCGGAAAATGTAGCCGACCTGGTCTCTTTTCTCGCTTCGGATGACGCGATTCATATTACCGGAGCGCAGATCATAATTGATGGCGCCGAATCGCTTTTGTCTTAAAAACCAAGAAACAGCCTTATCCATGGGTCAGAGATGACTAAGGATAAGGCTGCTTTTATGAGGGGGACCGGGTAGCAGTGCTAGTTGGAAAAAGGGAACTTATTTCTCCCCAAAACCAGCAATTGTGAGACTGAAGTGGAAAAAGGAAACTTAATCAGGCCATATTCCTTCATCACGGGCGAACTGAGCCGAATTAGCTGCCCTTTTTCCACCTCAGCTGCGAAAAATTTGGGGGTTCAAGCAAATTAGTTTTCCTTTTTCCACTTGGTATGGCCGAGGGACGGATAAAGGGTTCTCCAGACAACACTACACTGAAATCAAAACGGTCACGTTGTCCGGCGAAGGACGGCGCGGCTGTTTTGTGTTTAAAGATTTAAAGGGCAGCGAAGCCGTTTCCGCCTGTTTTGTAAACAATGTAATTAGATAGTTGTAAAATAACAAACAAAATGATAATATGTCTATATAATTGATGATGAATTGGGTGATGACGTTGGCAGATGGCAATGAATCGATTAGCATTTCCGAAAAGTTCTGGAATGCCTCCATTAGTGAGCTTAAGCAGGGTTACCGGTTTGAAATGCGGGAGCATTCGGGTTTTTATACATGTCTTGTCTGCGGAGAGGAATTTGAGAAGGGTCTGATCTACAAGGAAGACAGCCGTTATTATGAAGCCGGAAAGTATGCAGCTCTTCATGTGGAACAGGTGCATGGCGGCATGTTTAAGTGGCTGCTGGGGCTGGATAAGAAGCTTACAGGACTGACGGAGCTGCAGAAGGGGCTGCTGAATGCTTTCCGGCACAGCCTTAGCGATGGGGATGCTGCCAAGGAGCTCGGTATCGGCAGCACTTCCACGGTGCGCAATCACCGGTTTACGCTGCGGGAAAAGGTGAAGCAGGCGAAGCTGTTCCTTGCGGTGATGGAGCTTGCCGAAGAAAAGCCGGGGGCGTCCTCGCCTTTTGTCAGCATTCCCCGTTCTGCGGTTATGGTTGACGAGCGGTTTGCGATTACCGAGGAAGAGAATGCCGAGATCCTGAGTGCTTATTTCAAGCAGGGGCCGGAAGGTCCGCTCTCAGAGTTCCCAAAGAAACAGAAGCGTAAAGCGGCTATTCTCCGCCAGCTGATCAAGCGTTTTGAAACCGGACGCCAGTACACGGAGAAGGAAGTTAACGCCATCTTGAAGGAAGCTTCATCTGATTATGTAACGCTCCGGCGGTATCTGATCGATTACGGGCTGCTGGACCGTGAGCCTGACGGAAGCACCTACTGGGTTAAATTATAAATGAAGAGGAGACCATGAATCATGGAGAAATCTAAACGTAAAGAGCTGGCCTATAACTATGCGCATTCCCATCGCCCGATGGGGGTCTACCGGATTGTCAATACCAGAAATGATAAGGTTTTTGTGGGCAGCAGCATTAATCTGGACGGCGTCTGGAACAAGCATAAATTCATGCTGGACATCGGAAATCATGAGAACAAAGCGCTTCAGGCAGACTGGAAGGAATTCGGAGAGCAGGCCTTTGTTTTTGAAATTCTGGAGCGGATTAAGCCCGAAGAGGATTTTGTGGCCGAAGTATCCGAGCTGGCCAAATACCGCAAGCTTCTGCCTGATCTGGAGAATAAATGGCTGGAGCAGCTGTCGCCTTACGGAGAACGCGGATATCTGAAGAAGAAATGAAATGCTGTTATTCAGCAGCAGGTGATTTACCTCATCCCTTGTGCTAAACTATAGGCAAAACTGCAATATGCCGGGTTGACTTGCCGGATTCAGAGAGCCTTCCGGCAGAGGAGGGAAGTGCTGTTATGTCGATTTTATCCTGGCTTGCGGAACAGAGGATTCAGGAGGCTATGCGCAGCGGCGAATTTGATAAGCTGCCGGGACATGGCAAACCGCTGGAGCTGGAGGATCTGTCCGGAGTGCCAGAAGAGCTGAGGATGTCCTTCAAAATAATGAAGAACGCCGGCCTGCTGCCTGAAGAAATTACACTGCGCAAGGAATGCGTAACGCTGGAAAAAATGCTCGCGGTTTGTCACAGCAGCGGCACTGCCGCAGACAGCGACAGGAGAGAGCTGAAATCCAGGCTCACTCTGAAAAGGCTTCGCCTTCAGGAGCTGATGCGCCAGCGCGGATTCGAGAACAGCAGCGCATTCTCCGGCTATGGAGACAAGATTCAGGCGCAGCTCACCCGTGAAGAATAAGTTAGGAAGAGAGCCATCGGCCCCGGAAGGGCAGGACGGCTCTCTATTTGTATGTAAAAAGCTTGATATTTTAAAAAGTTTCACCCATCATATGAGAGATACCGCATCATAACAAGTTATGGAGAGATAAGATGAAGCAGCTTCCGATTACACAGGTGCTCCCTGAGCTGAAAACTATATTAAATACCTCTACCGCCGCCGTTTTGACCGCTGAGCCGGGGGCGGGGAAAACGACGGGGACGCCTCCCGCATTTTTGGATGAGCCCTGGATGGCCGGCAAAACCATATTAATGCTGGAGCCGAGAAGGCTGGCCGCCCGCTCGGCCGCCAGCTACATGGCGTCCTCCATGGGCGAAAGTGCCGGACAAACGGTAGGCTACCGTATGCGCAATGACACCAAAGTCGGCCCGGATACAAGAATTGTTGTGGTCACAGAAGGCGTGTTGACCCGGATGCTGCAAAGTGATCCTTCGCTTGGCGAGGTGGGGCTTGTGATTTTTGACGAGTTCCATGAACGCAGCCTTCATGCGGATCTCGGGCTGGCGTTAACCCTGGAAGCACAGGCTGTGCTGCGGGAGGATCTGCGGATTCTTATTATGTCAGCGACCCTCGACAGCGGGCGGGTCTCGGCTATGCTCGGTGGAGCCCCGGTAGTGAATTGCCCGGGCCGGACTTTTCCGGTGGAAACGATCTATCTGCCAGGCTCAGGAGACAGGCAGCTGGAGCAAGCTGCTGCCGCAGCGGTCCGCCGCGCGCTTGCCGAGCAGCCGGGGGATGTGCTCGTTTTTCTGCCCGGGGAGCGTGAAATCCGGCGGACTGGGCGTGAATTGGAGAGCGGTACGCTCCCTCCGGGCACAGTGCTTCGGCCGCTCTATGGGCAGCTGCCGCAGGTCCAGCAGGATGCGGCGGTGGCGGCCTCTGTCCCAGGCGAACGCAAGGTCGTGCTGGCTACTTCCATTGCCGAGACCAGCTTGACGATCGAAGGGGTGCGGACTGTAATTGATACGGGGCTGCGGCGGACCCAGGTATTTTCGCCGCGGACAGGCATGCCCCGGCTGACTACAGTTCCGGTGTCCAAGGCATCGGCCGACCAGCGGCGGGGCCGCGCGGGACGCACTGCGCCGGGAGTATGCTACCGGCTGTGGAGCCGGGAGGAGCATGCCCGTCTGCAGGATGACAGCGTCCCGGAAATCATGGAGACCGACCTGGCGCAGCTCGCTCTGGAGCTGGCGCTGTGGGGCGCGCCTGCCCCGGAGGCGCTGCTCTGGCTGGACGCCCCGCCCGCTGCGCCCTATGCGCAGGGCACGGCGCTGCTGCGCCAGCTCGGCGCGCTGGACGCCGGCGGCGCCATTACGCCGCACGGCCGCAGCATGGCCGCGCTGGGCGCGCACCCGCGCGTTGCGCATATGCTGCTGCGCGCGGCAGAGCTTGGAGCAGCGCCGCTCGCCTGCCGGCTGGCGGCGCTGCTCCAGGAGCGGGACCTTTTGCAGGGTCCCGCCGCCCTGGACAG
This genomic interval carries:
- the hrpB gene encoding ATP-dependent helicase HrpB, yielding MKQLPITQVLPELKTILNTSTAAVLTAEPGAGKTTGTPPAFLDEPWMAGKTILMLEPRRLAARSAASYMASSMGESAGQTVGYRMRNDTKVGPDTRIVVVTEGVLTRMLQSDPSLGEVGLVIFDEFHERSLHADLGLALTLEAQAVLREDLRILIMSATLDSGRVSAMLGGAPVVNCPGRTFPVETIYLPGSGDRQLEQAAAAAVRRALAEQPGDVLVFLPGEREIRRTGRELESGTLPPGTVLRPLYGQLPQVQQDAAVAASVPGERKVVLATSIAETSLTIEGVRTVIDTGLRRTQVFSPRTGMPRLTTVPVSKASADQRRGRAGRTAPGVCYRLWSREEHARLQDDSVPEIMETDLAQLALELALWGAPAPEALLWLDAPPAAPYAQGTALLRQLGALDAGGAITPHGRSMAALGAHPRVAHMLLRAAELGAAPLACRLAALLQERDLLQGPAALDSDLTLRVEALLRFERSAADSGGADPAALRAVQRESRSFLAQLTAAPGALPDNISLTGLLLSFAYPDRIGQKRGDGAFLLSGGRGAAMREGQPLTRSPYIVAAGIDDRAGQSRIMLAADLPEADLLKYHKDSLQEEREVYWDKESGSVQARRRTLLGALILKETSHERPTAKETEEVLLRVIAEEGLKLLPWDKATVQLRQRMEFLHGLRPDFPDVSEEALLSTLQEWLLPFIQGMRNLRDLQRVPVSRALEGLLDWNSRQLLDREAPAHITVPSGSRIPVDYSSPSAPVLAVRLQEMFGQADTPRIGGGKVAVLLHLLSPARRPVQVTADLASFWRSTYFEVKKDLKGRYPKHYWPDDPLQAAPTNRTRPAK